The window AACGAATCAGCCGCTTTCTGGGTCGCATCAGTCAACCGACCATCGACGACCATCAACACTCGCGTGGCAACGGAGAAATAGCGGTCATCATGCGTGATCGCGACGACGGTTTTCCCGATCCGTCGAAGCTCTGGCAGGATCTGTTGGTAGAAGATGTCCTTGAATCCTGGGTCTTGTTCGGCGGCCCATTCATCGAAAACAAAGATCGGGCGATCGTCGAGCGCCGCAACCAACAACGCCAAACGTTTGTGCTGGCCCCGAGAGAGTTCCTGGGTCAACAGTCGACCGGTTTGCACATCGACCTTTTCTTCCATCCCCAGCAGAGAGATCCAATGCTCCAACTTGCCGGGCGTGACATCAACTCCCAACAAACGATCGAACAGATGGCCTTCCACAAAGACCGTCGAAAACAGTTGACGGTAATCTGCTCGAACCTTGCTGGTCACATCTCGACCGTTCCAGCACAACTGACCGGTGTCGGGAACGTAAAGTCCCGTCAACAATTTCGCGAGCGTTGTTTTCCCACTGCCGTTGCCACCCGCGATGAACAAAATCTCACCGGGCGAGAGCGTTAAATCGACGGGGCCCAGTGCAAAGCACTCATCGTCCGTGGAATCGTACCGATAAGTCACGTTTCGCATCTCAAGCGAATCAAACTTGGTCGGCGCAACGTGGGAGGTCTGCTGTTCAGGCTGATCGATCATCAAACCCAGCTTCTCAATCTTGGCCACCGCAATCGAGGCACCATTCATCGCCGGCAACCAACCCAAGATCCCATCCAAGGGATAAGTCAGATACAAAATCGTCAGAACGTATCCGGTCAACGTCGCCGTCGACACCGTCGCGATTTGCGGCCAAGCAAACAGCAACAGCCCGATGCCGATGAACAGGAACAACCGTCCCCAACTGTGCGCAAACCCCTGTATGTTTGAACCGATGATCAGGCTGTGACGCATCTTGGTGTCGGCTGGCAACAACACGTCATAGACAAAGTCCAGACAACGCATGTTGTTGCCTTTGAGCTCTTTGATGCCATCGATCATGGCACGCAATTGCTTGACCACTTCGTCTTGGTCTTCTCGGGCCTGTCGAAGATGCCGGTTGGCAAACCTCAGCCCCGTCATGAACGTGAACACACCGATGCCCGCCATCACAATCGTCCCGCCCGCCAATGGAACGGACAGTGTCGCCAAATACACCAATCCACAAACCAACACCATCGCGTTGGCACATGCCCCAGGAAATGCGGACAAGGCCGATGTGATTGCGTTGACGTCGTTGATCAATGCAGCCAACAACCGATGCGAGCCAACGGATTCCAAGGTCGGCAAGGGAGCCGAAATGATCTTGGTGCACAGCTCGTATCGCAGTCGTGCCGCGGTTGCCTGAGACAATTGCACAAGCAAGCACTTGGCCGTCACTTGCGTGACCAGGACCAACACGCACGCACCGGCAAACAAATACGGCAACGAACCCGCCTCGGACGGATCCCCCGTCAAAGCGTGGTGGATCAGCATGATCAAGCCGAGATTTGCCACACCGCTGAACGCTCCCAAAAGTCCGGAAACCAGACCAGAAATCCAGGATGATCGAAGCAGGATCAGAAGCAGTTTCATCGACGTAGCATGTTGGGTGACTCAGGCAGGATGCGGAAAACACGAGTTTTCCGGCCGCGTGGGTGAAGACGCTGCGGCTCGATATAGCAGGGAACCAACCCCGGTCGCAATTGAGATCCGACCGGCGATCACCCCGTAAAAGCCGATGAATCTCACTCCATCGAGCACCATTCTTCGGCCCACTGCGGCCCAACACTACGAGCGTGGATCGCCCAACCATGCGGCAACGCGATCCCAATGCCCGCTGCCACGTCGCTGAATCCAAGACTTCAACTTGTAGTAGCCTCGCCAATTCCGATCCCAGCGTTCGGTCTTCCACCAGGTTCCATAGAACAGGTGAATCGCGAACGCGTCAGAAAGATCGACGCCCACATGCCCCGCGAGCCGGTACTGAGCCGCCTGGTGCATCGTCAACGGATACAAGAACCGAGAAGGAAGCACCGTGACAGATTCGGGTGTCTCCAAATCGGCCAAGACACGGGTCATCATGATCGGGCCCGTGCTGCTGAGAATCGGCTCGTTGTTCTCGACGTGATGAACGAACTCGGGCAGCCGCCGGATCACTCGCTCGAAGAAAGGATGCCCGGGTGCCGCCGCCATCAGCGCATTGCACAACAGATTGGGAACTCGATGATGCCGACAATGCTGCGGCGGCTCCATCCCCACAACGCATGCTCGCCCATCCAACAATGGATCGAGGGACTTCAGACAAATGAAGTCCAGATCCACGTACATGCCTCCAAACCGGTGAAGAATGAAGTACCGAATTGCATCGGCGCGTTGAATGGCCGTCGGATAGCCGTCGTACGTCTCCAAGAACCAAGCGTACTCTTCCGCGATCAATTGGCGGTTGTCTCGATCGGTCCACAATCGAACTTGCCAATCCGGATGATGGGTCCTCCACGACTGGACACATTCAGAAAAGTCATCCGGAACGTGTTCGTCTTTCCACGTTTGATGCAGGATCTTCGGAATGCTCATCAGCTTGCGATCATGACTCGCCTCAGCCTGCCAACCGAGAGGCAGAGCTTTCCGCGACGAGTTCGTATTGCTCCCACATCGCTTCGGCAACGCGTTGCCAATCAAACAATTCCGACCGAGCAATCGCTTTTCGAGACCGTTCTTCGCGAAGATCAGGTCGTGTGACCAACTCAACGAAACAATCGCAGATCTGTTCAATGTCGTTGGGATCAGCCGCCCAACCGGCGCCCGCAACAACTTCAGCCACCGCGGTCCCGGAACCGTAAATCACGGGCACACCACAATTCATCGATTCAAGCGGGGGCAAACCAAATCCTTCGTAATGCGAGACATACGACAGTGCTTCCGCTTGAGAATATATCAGTGGCAAATCCTCATCCGGAACGCTTCCGAGCCAGTGGATCCGGTCGCAATCTTTCGCGGCGTCGTACACGTCATCGAGATCGCCCCAACCGTATTTCCCGACGATGACCAGCTCGATCGGAGTCTGCGGGTTCGTTTCCAACAATCGGCGGTAGGCTCGCACCGTCCCTAACAAATTTTTTCGCGGTTCCAACGTTCCAACTGAAAGCAAAAACGGAGCGTCGGGCATCGAATACTTCCGCCTGACAGCGTCTTTCGCTTCTTGCGAATACCGCGAATGGAAAATCGATCGATCGCAACCGGCACCGGTGACAGCGATGTTCGACAGACCACAACGGGTGATCATTTCCTGGCGGATGAAATCCGTGTCCGTGCTGTACCAAGCGTTTCGTTCCGTAGCATCGAGCAGCCCGCGTTCCAAGCTTTCGCTGTTCACAGCGGCCTGCCACTGAGGGCATGCCAAATGGGAAAGGTCATGAACCGTGACCAAGCGACCGCCTCGGAAACGCCGAAACGTGTGAAAGGTATTTGGCATGGTTAGATGCACGACATCGTACCGCGACGTCCGCACATGATGCTGCAAACGAATCAGGTCCAACGTCCCTCGAAAAAACTGCCCTGCCCCAGCCGGTTGCGGTTCAGGCAGCGTCAGCCACGAGTCAATCTCAGCGAGCGGGATGATGCGTGCACCGACATGAACATCCACGGCCCACTCAGGATGCTGATCCGCAACCGCTCTCATCGCACCAAGAAGTCCCGAAACATACCGGCGGATCCCATCGGACACCGAATCGGCCAATTTGGTTCCGTCGATCAAGACTCTTCGTTGGGGATGCTGGTTCACTTGTGCAGTCACGAGGTAAATGATTGAAAAATGTTTGGGAGCAATTGAAAACTTGACGAGACGCTTTCTCGAACAACCTGGCGATGAATCGCGAAGAGAGACGGATCAGATCTTCAGATTTTGGTAAACATCGCTGCTGCGAAAATCGTCCAGGAAAGTCGACGTTGAAAGCTTCTTCCGCATCGGACATTGCATCAGATACTCGTGAGTTGCCGCGACCAGGTCCAAGTCCTGAGCCTTACGAGCGGCCTCGTCCAATGACTCAAAGTAGAACGGGTAGTCCACGCCCAAGTATTCTTCGACGGGCGCAATGCGATTGATCAGCAACGGGGTCGCACGTGCAATGCACTCGACCACGGCATTGTTAGCGGACGCATCGTAAAGGTCGAGAAACACGATGCTCTTGGAAAGCAACTCGTCGTAGTCAGCGTTGTTGTGCCGAGACAATGCGAACGTGTTGTCACGATAGGCCGGCAAGAGTGGTTGTCGAAGAGCCATCGACTGTCGCACAAACTCTTGCTTCAACAAACTCGCGTGTTCCAACTCGGTGCATGGATTACTGATCAGTCGATACTTTCGAAACCCGCTGTCGTGATCCAGGGGAAGAAAATAGATCGCCGCCAATTTCCGAAGCCACCAACCGACCATCACAACTTTCTTTTCCGCTTCGCTTGCAAATGCATCCATGCAAAACAACCGATCGGGAATTTCCGTTGGATGTCTCAGCGTCGAGGTGAGCAGCCCGGTTTCCTTCGTAAGAAAATCGGACAAGTAATCCGATAGAGTGAAAAGCCCTCGGCATGCCGGCATGCTTTCGCGAAACGCGGCGGTCGCAATCAGACGTTGAGGAGCCCCCGAGGAACTGTGCCAACCTTTTACACCAGGCGGGTTGTGAAAGACGCCCGTCCATGGCTGAGTCACCGGCAAAGTCGGTCCTGTTTCATGCGGCCAATGAGGATCGAAAAGGCGATCCAAAAAACCATCAAAGATCACGCCGTTCTCATTGTGCTCCGGAATCAACGCATCCATCGCGCCGGTCCATCCACTGCGATGCATCGTGAACGTTGTCTGCGGCGCCAGTCGAATTCGCCCCTCTGGATTGGATGGGATTTCGTAGCGGTCAGTTTGAATCCCGGTTGAATCCGTTGATCCCGGCACGACTCCAACAGAACGTTGGTTGGACATCAATTCTCTTTCAGTGAAATAGTCGGTCGGATTCAACAAGTGGAGATGCGGCGGGTGAACGTTGGCACTGCTGCGTTTTTCACGACTCAGTGCCACCACTTTTTCGTGGCCGGAAGCAAACCGCTTTCAACGGAAGCCCAAGATGCCGCTTTTCGTCTTCCGGCACATCTCGAAAACTGCCACATCGAAATGTGAGACGCTGCTGCGGCGCGGAGCCAAACATATCACGCTGAATTGAAAACCGCAAAACACGATTGCGATTCCCCACCGGCGTGACCAAGCAACCGTTTCGGTTGAAATCAACTCTCAATTCCGATGCCAAATCGGAACCCCAATCACGCCACGGAAACACGTGAACATCAACATCGTATTGACCAGGTGGAAGCGTCACGACCAGCGATGATTCACCACTCGTCCAACGGAATGTTCGATGTCCCGACCGTTCGACTTCATGGCAACCGATGATTTCGTCATCCGGGAGAGTGCTAACGACAAAGCGTCGAATCTTTCCAATGGATGGAACGGCCGCTTTCACCCGAGACGCGGTTTGCAGCATTCCAAGTTTGGTGAATTCCCACCATCGACCACCGTAGTTCTGGCTGATGTTGTGTTGCAAACAGTGGTACTTAGCAAGTGAACCAGGGCGTCCTTCCCGATACCATGCAAAAGCGTGCTCGGGGAACGTCTGCCAAAAAGTATGTTGCCCTGCGAGTCCGCGTTGGCCCGCAACTCGGTACTCCAAGCGATCGGCCAGTGACATCTTGCTCTCATCCAGGTCTGCCAAGGCCTCGTCTGGAATCGGCAGATCCAGGTTCTCGTTCAGCCATTGCAGACTTCGACGAACCTGCAACACGGCGTTGCATTCCCTCGCCTGCGCGGCGAGTCGCAACCAATCCATCTCGGTTCCTGCTGCTCGAATGATTTGAAAGGCATCCGCCAGCCAACGAAACGGCGGGGTTTCGTTGTATCGAACACCATGCTCACAGGTGTGCAACAGTTGATCCGCGGGACACAAAACTCGACTGCTGGCAGGCCCAATCTTCACTGGCAAACTGGCGTCCCAAAGCGTTTGCTGCTGATCAGGCGACAGCGACCGACTGTGAAAGAAGTCCCAATGAAGATCAATCTCGGTGCCGTCGGCCAAACTGAAGTTGGTGCCATGCCCGAAACGAAACGATTCATCCAAGACAATCTTCGGAGGTGCGGCGTCCGCTTCGTTCAGCAGTTGAACCGCCCGCGGAGCATCTTCGCGGCGAACCGCCACGTCGAGGTCGTTCATCGCCCGAAACCCAGTCCGGTACACCGTCGCGTTCAGTGCGGCTCCTTTGAGCAACAGCGTTGGAATTTGGGCGTTCTCAAAAAGCTGAAGAATCGCAATCGCTTGCCGCTGTCGCAACTCGGTTTGAACCCAGTAGTACCGTGCGACTCCCGCCAACCGGCCTTGATCCTTGGATGTCAGACCGAGGCGACGCAAACGATCA of the Rhodopirellula baltica SH 1 genome contains:
- a CDS encoding cyclic peptide export ABC transporter, whose translation is MKLLLILLRSSWISGLVSGLLGAFSGVANLGLIMLIHHALTGDPSEAGSLPYLFAGACVLVLVTQVTAKCLLVQLSQATAARLRYELCTKIISAPLPTLESVGSHRLLAALINDVNAITSALSAFPGACANAMVLVCGLVYLATLSVPLAGGTIVMAGIGVFTFMTGLRFANRHLRQAREDQDEVVKQLRAMIDGIKELKGNNMRCLDFVYDVLLPADTKMRHSLIIGSNIQGFAHSWGRLFLFIGIGLLLFAWPQIATVSTATLTGYVLTILYLTYPLDGILGWLPAMNGASIAVAKIEKLGLMIDQPEQQTSHVAPTKFDSLEMRNVTYRYDSTDDECFALGPVDLTLSPGEILFIAGGNGSGKTTLAKLLTGLYVPDTGQLCWNGRDVTSKVRADYRQLFSTVFVEGHLFDRLLGVDVTPGKLEHWISLLGMEEKVDVQTGRLLTQELSRGQHKRLALLVAALDDRPIFVFDEWAAEQDPGFKDIFYQQILPELRRIGKTVVAITHDDRYFSVATRVLMVVDGRLTDATQKAADSLHVIHRDAA
- a CDS encoding glycosyltransferase family 32 protein — translated: MSIPKILHQTWKDEHVPDDFSECVQSWRTHHPDWQVRLWTDRDNRQLIAEEYAWFLETYDGYPTAIQRADAIRYFILHRFGGMYVDLDFICLKSLDPLLDGRACVVGMEPPQHCRHHRVPNLLCNALMAAAPGHPFFERVIRRLPEFVHHVENNEPILSSTGPIMMTRVLADLETPESVTVLPSRFLYPLTMHQAAQYRLAGHVGVDLSDAFAIHLFYGTWWKTERWDRNWRGYYKLKSWIQRRGSGHWDRVAAWLGDPRS
- a CDS encoding glycosyltransferase family 4 protein, giving the protein MTAQVNQHPQRRVLIDGTKLADSVSDGIRRYVSGLLGAMRAVADQHPEWAVDVHVGARIIPLAEIDSWLTLPEPQPAGAGQFFRGTLDLIRLQHHVRTSRYDVVHLTMPNTFHTFRRFRGGRLVTVHDLSHLACPQWQAAVNSESLERGLLDATERNAWYSTDTDFIRQEMITRCGLSNIAVTGAGCDRSIFHSRYSQEAKDAVRRKYSMPDAPFLLSVGTLEPRKNLLGTVRAYRRLLETNPQTPIELVIVGKYGWGDLDDVYDAAKDCDRIHWLGSVPDEDLPLIYSQAEALSYVSHYEGFGLPPLESMNCGVPVIYGSGTAVAEVVAGAGWAADPNDIEQICDCFVELVTRPDLREERSRKAIARSELFDWQRVAEAMWEQYELVAESSASRLAG
- a CDS encoding nucleotidyltransferase domain-containing protein, with the translated sequence MTFLARWMDGDQPWPRGCWPNEAQRLLLQACLLEDDAAATRAWQKWEALIPWDFIDFGSHRLLLLLHDRLRRLGLTSKDQGRLAGVARYYWVQTELRQRQAIAILQLFENAQIPTLLLKGAALNATVYRTGFRAMNDLDVAVRREDAPRAVQLLNEADAAPPKIVLDESFRFGHGTNFSLADGTEIDLHWDFFHSRSLSPDQQQTLWDASLPVKIGPASSRVLCPADQLLHTCEHGVRYNETPPFRWLADAFQIIRAAGTEMDWLRLAAQARECNAVLQVRRSLQWLNENLDLPIPDEALADLDESKMSLADRLEYRVAGQRGLAGQHTFWQTFPEHAFAWYREGRPGSLAKYHCLQHNISQNYGGRWWEFTKLGMLQTASRVKAAVPSIGKIRRFVVSTLPDDEIIGCHEVERSGHRTFRWTSGESSLVVTLPPGQYDVDVHVFPWRDWGSDLASELRVDFNRNGCLVTPVGNRNRVLRFSIQRDMFGSAPQQRLTFRCGSFRDVPEDEKRHLGLPLKAVCFRPRKSGGTES